The DNA segment GCCAGTGTATTTGGTGATGTCCACGTGCCCATCCCGAAGGACATAAGTGACGCGGACGGGGGTGTCGTCGACCTTCGCAAGGAAATTCAACTTGCACCAGCCGAGCGGTTCGATCTTTCCGTTCGATTCGATGCCCGTGTGGTTTAGGGCTGTTGGCACGGTCTGCTTGGCAATTTCGAACGGATTGGGGGCGATTTGGAGTCGATCGATTTCTTTCAGGGCAGGTTCAAAAGGTTCATGGTTCTCAGGGAATTTGGCAACCCAGGCCGACTTGTCGACGGGGTTTAGATGAACGGCATGCCTCGTTCCCCCCTCCTTCAGTTCGAAGGCGATGTCGTTGGTGAATTCGGGGGCTTGGTCGGGATTCACTTCGATAGTGGAATCGGGGGCAGCTTTGCGCATGGCCGCGAGGACTTGCTCGGCCAATTCAGCTCCGTCAGGAAAGTTCGCCCATGCGGAATCCGCCAGTTTACTCGCCTCCACCCGCGATATTTCGGCTTCAGGAAATAGCCCCGAATGATTGAGCATGGCTCCCGTAGCACCGTAGAGGAACACCCAGGGAAGGAGGAACAGGCCGATGTACAGGTGCACGCGACGCAGGATCATCAGGGCTTTACTGCGACTCTTCCGCGGCCAGCGACTTTTGGTACGCGGTGGGGCTTTATCCGTTGTCATTCACTTATCGCTCGGGTGGTGTCAGAAAAATCCAATCGCAGATAACAAGGGTTTTGCTGCGTGCAAAGTGCAAGCGGTTGGTCCCGTTTCATCGAAAATTCGCGTTTGGATGCGACGTTTCATGCGAACAAACAAAAACCCAAAAACCCAAAAGAGTTGCTGCAAGCGATTGGAGTATGCACGCCGCGAAACACATGTCAATGTTGGGAGCTCGCGACCGATTCGCGAAGCCTAGGACCTAAGTTGTCACGCCGCTGCTGATACTAATTGTGTTGGGAGGCGGCAATCCAACGAAATCACTTCGCCGCAGCAATCGAAATCAAGGAAGAATCCAATGCTAGTACTAAGTCGCAAAATTGGTGAGAAGTTGGTCATCGACGGAAATATCACGGTCCAGGTAGTCCGAGCCAAAGGAAACCGAATCACCCTGGGAATCGTCGCACCCGCCGAAGTGAAGGTCCTTCGTGGTGAACTGGAGCCATACCCTGCCAAGGAATCGTCGATCGAATTCGAACTTAACGATGAACTGTTGCAGACCTGCTAAAGCGATGGCTCGCTGGATTTGCCATTTGGCAAATTGATTTCCTGGCAAGCTGGCATGGGGCCTTTTCTCCCTGCCACACTCGCAACTTATGAATCGCACGCCCCGGAGGGCTAAAAGCACTGCACTCAGACTCGGATGGACAGGGTTGAAATCGTCACCTAGAAGTTTTTTACGTCCCGCAGGGATAGCCCATTCGCAATTCCCCTCACTCGCGAGCCACTTTCTTGGCGGGCAGTCCCGTCCTAACCTGCCCAGCTATCGACCGTGGAATGATTTTCATCAGGCCACTCCGGGATAGCACGGCCAAGTCTTTGCCCCTGTCTTTGTGTCGGGCCTGCAGGCTGTCGATTTGGAACTTCTTTTGTCCTGATTGGGCTTGTTTCCGCAATAGAATGGCATGGAGTTCCTTGGGGACTTTGGTGTACTGTTCTGCTGTTGTTTTAAGG comes from the Roseimaritima multifibrata genome and includes:
- a CDS encoding PepSY domain-containing protein; translation: MTTDKAPPRTKSRWPRKSRSKALMILRRVHLYIGLFLLPWVFLYGATGAMLNHSGLFPEAEISRVEASKLADSAWANFPDGAELAEQVLAAMRKAAPDSTIEVNPDQAPEFTNDIAFELKEGGTRHAVHLNPVDKSAWVAKFPENHEPFEPALKEIDRLQIAPNPFEIAKQTVPTALNHTGIESNGKIEPLGWCKLNFLAKVDDTPVRVTYVLRDGHVDITKYTGEDGYSPRAFFVRLHTSHGQPPHWNFRRIWSLFIDAMAIAMVTWGVTGLLMWWQIKRTRLLGGIVLSLSVVTAATMYYGMMHFYATTKL
- a CDS encoding carbon storage regulator is translated as MLVLSRKIGEKLVIDGNITVQVVRAKGNRITLGIVAPAEVKVLRGELEPYPAKESSIEFELNDELLQTC